TATGGATTTAGAAGGATTAAATCAAGAAGAAAGTGCAAGTGTAATGGGAGTGGCACGCTCTACTATACAAAGAATATATGATGATGCCCGTAAAAAGATAGCAAAAAGCTTGGTAAACGGGAAAATATTAAAAATAGAAGGAGGCAGTTATAAACTTTGTAGTGATTTTAATGATAAGGAAAGCTGCAGTGAGTGTATTTGTAATAAATATAGACAGTATGATGAATGTGCTGAATAAATACACTAAGAATATT
This genomic interval from Clostridium kluyveri contains the following:
- a CDS encoding DUF134 domain-containing protein, coding for MARPRKWRKVCTLPQINKFGPVDISKDINEPIIMTVEEYETIRLMDLEGLNQEESASVMGVARSTIQRIYDDARKKIAKSLVNGKILKIEGGSYKLCSDFNDKESCSECICNKYRQYDECAE